The genome window GGTGGCCCGGGGCGTGCGGGCCATCAGCGTCGCCTACGGCGGCTGCATCATGGACACGGAATTCTGCATCGACCAGTCCGACCGCCTGTGGTTCGTCCAGGCCCGGCCCGAGACCCGCTGGAACGAGGAGCTCGAACGCCACCCCCACACCATCTTCATGCGCCGCATGGAGGTGGAGAAAAAGGCCGTGGCCGCGGCCGAGGTCATCCTCGAGGGCAACGGCGCCTCGCGCGGCGCCGGCCAGGGCATGGTGCGCTTTTTGCGCTCGGCCCTGGAGCTCAACAAGATCCAGAAGGGCGACATCCTGGCCGCCGAACGCACCGACCCGGACATGGTGCCGGGCATGCGCGTGGCCTCGGCCATCCTGGCCGACGCCGGCGGCGACACCAGCCATGCCGCCATCACCTCCCGCGAACTGGGCATCCCGGCGGTCATCGGCATCCAGCGCGCCGAAACCCTGCGCTCCCTGGACGGCCAGTACGTGACCGTGGACGGCTCGCGCGGCTGCGTCTACCGGGGCCTGTTGCCCCTGCAGGAAGTCGGCGGCGAAATGGACCTGTCGGCCTTGCCCGCGACCAAGACCAAGGTCGGGTTGATCCTGGCCGACGTCGGGCAGGCCCTTTTCCTGTCGCGGCTGCGCAACGTCCCGGACTTCGAGGTGGGGCTCCTTCGCGCCGAGTTCATGCTCGGCAACATCGGCGTCCACCCCCAGGCGCTGGAGGCCTACGACAACGGCACCCTGCCGGCGCTGATCGAAAGCAAGGTCAAGCAGCTCGACGCCAAGCTGACCAAGGTCGTGCGCGAGCAGTTGGCCGCCGGCTACATCAACGTCCAGATCAAGCTGCGCGGCTACGTCGGGCTCATCACCGGCCTGGCCGCCGAGCTCGACGCCCTGGCCGACCATGCCGGCGCCCGGGGCACGGACGAGGTCATGGCCGTGCACCGCCAGATCCGCGACCTCGACAAAAGGCTCGACCACCACCTGGAGGAGGTCACCCGCCGCCTGGACCTGCTCAAGACCTCGGCCGACCTGGCCACCCACGTGGCCATCATCCTCGGCTACTGGGACGAACTCCAGGAAAAGGCCGTGGACCCCGACGCGGTCAAGCGCCGCTACGAGATCAAGGCCCGCATCGAGGAGCGCGTGGCCGCCGTGGCCGACGAGCCCATGGTCAAGGACACCCTGGACAAGATCGCCAGCATGCGCCGGGAAGTGGCCCGCCAGGTCGGCATCAAGGGCCAGATCGACGACCTCGAGGCGCTTCTGGGCAAGATCCGCAAGCAGCTTTTTTCCCGGGGATTCCGCAGCGGCAAGGAGCTCTACGTCCAGACCCTGTCCCAGGGCCTGGGGCTTTTCGCCATGGCCTTCCACGGCAAGCCCATCCTCTACCGCACCACGGACTTCAAGTCGAACGAGTACCGCAACCTGCTCGGCGGCAACCTCTTCGAGACCCTGGAAGACAACCCCATGCTCGGCTTCCGGGGGGTGTCCCGCAACATCCACGACTGGGAGATCGAGTCCTTCAAGCTGGCCCGCGGCATCTTCGGCGGCAAGAACCTCCACATCATGCTGCCCTTCGTGCGCACGGTGGAGGAGGCCACGGCCATGAAGCGCTACCTCGAGCGGGTGCACAAGCTGCACTCCGGCGACGAGGGGCTTAAGATGTTCATCATGTCCGAGATTCCGAGCAACGCGATTTTGGCCAAGCAGTTCATCCAGGAGTTCGACGGCTTCTCCATCGGCTCCAACGACATGACCCAGATGGTGCTCGGCACCGACCGCGACAACCCGGCCCTTCGCCACATCTACGACGAGGAGGACCCGGCCGTGGTCTGGGCGCTTCTGGTCACCATCTTCGCCGGCCAGAAGTTCGGCAAGAAGGTGGGCTTTTGCGGCCAGGGCGTGTCCAACAGCCTCATCATCCGGGGGCTGGTCGCCATTGCCGGCATTGTCTGCGCCTCGGTCGTGCCCGACACCTACTTCCGCACCAAGCTGGACATGGCCCATGTGGAGGCTGAGGACATCCCGGTCAGCCGCCTGGGCGAATGGCTGGCCGCCCAGCACCTGGAACGGCTCAAAGGGGTGTTGCACGCCAACAAGTACGACCACATCGCCAAGAAATACGACACCGCGGCCGACCTCAAGGACTGGTACGACGGGGAGCTCACGCGCTTGGCCGAGCAGTTGCGCGAGAACCTGGAGAGCCCCAAGGCCAACTTCTACCGCCAGGAGATGGAGAGCTTCCGCCGCAGTTTCCACAAGCCGATGCTCTACGCCACCTGGGACTGGCCGGGCACGGTCTACGACGCCCTGCGCCAGGCCGGCTTCGACTCCTACAAGGAGCAGGCCGACGCCTTGTCCGCCCAGCGGCTCAAGAAATGGTAGAAGGGGAGCCGGAGGGGAAAGATGCCTCCGGCGGCCAGGAGGGGCGCGGCCCCTCCTGGACCTCCCGATAAAAGGAAAACGGCCGTCCGGGTGTTGCCCGGGCGGCCGTTTGGCGTTGGCGCTAACCGATGAGGATATATGTATTATTTCTCGATTTTTCTGCTGCCATAGACGAATACTCCCACGAGGGAGGCGATGGAACCGATACCGAGAGTCGTTCCGGCCAAGGGTGAGGAGAAGATGGCGATGGCGCAACTGCCGGCTATGGCCAGCATGCCGATGGCGAAGCCGAGCCATAGCCCTGTGACCTTGCACCGAATCTCGCAGTTGACGACCTTTTTTTCCTGTTCACGCCGATGCAAACCCTCCGCTTCGGCCATAGCGAGGATTCTCTCAGCAGAACCAGGAAGAATCTCTTCATAGCCCTTCACAAACGAGGGATGGGCGAGGGGGCCGGAATAACTCGCTATGGCGGCGATGAGCTGTTTTTTTGTTTTGCTGGGGAATTTTTCAAGGAGTTCTTCCGTATCCTTGGCCAACGAACCGAACTCCAAAGCATGCGCGCCGGCGTCTATTTTTTCACGACCATTGTCCTCTTCTGCTGAATGAGCTCGCGGAACGTTACTCTTCATCTTCAAGCCCCGATACTGCTTGCTCGTTTTGTTGCTTCGTTAATATGTCAAGAAGTTTTTTTTGGAGGGTTTCGTTTTCCAAGGAGATTTTTATAATGGAGTTGAATATGTCCTTGTTGATATTTGCCCAGTCCGAATGCAAGTTTCGGGAGTCAATCCAAAAGGAGTCTTCCTGAAGATATTTGTTGTATAAGTTGCTGTTGTAAAGACCTGAAAGGTCTAAAAGACTCCCACAGCCTTTGCTGAGGAATTTAAGGATGGTAGCGGTTGACATAAGGTGACTCGCTGTCGGAGGTTTCGACAATCGGTCCCGAGTGTTGCTTCAAAATCAGGTTGCCCGGTTCCTTGATCGCGTCCGTTCGCGACCTGTCTCACAAAAAATGAAACAGATAATGCGCCAAGTCAAGCTGCCTGGCGGAAAGCTGGAGAGCATTCCCGGTATTACAGCTTGTTGAGGATGTTGTCGTCGATCCAGTGCTGGTCCCACCATTCGATGGGCGAGGTTTCGTGGCCGTCGACCAGCACGCCGAAGTGCAGGTGGTCGCCGCCGGCCAGGCCGCTGACCCCGGTCTTGCCGATGATGTCGCCCTTTTTGACGTCCTGGCCGACCTGGACGTTGATCTGGCGCAGGTGGGCGTAGAGGGTCTGCAAGCCCAGGCCGTGGTCGACGATGACCGTCTCGCCGTAGATGCCCAGGAATCCGGTGAAGACCACCTTGCCGGCATTGGCCGCCGGCACCGGCGCGCCCTCCAGCGAAGCCAGGTCCACGCCCATGTGCGTCTGCTGGTCGATCTCCTTGCCCTGGTAGAAGTAGGTCCGGTGGTCGCCGAACCCGGCCCGGGGGGCGGCGTTGGGCAGGCGCAGGAAGGCTTTCTTGTCCCAGAGCATGGCCGGCGCCGACTTGCGCGCCAGCTCCCGCAGAAACACGCTGTTTTGCTTGCGGATGTCGTTGTTGACCCGCAGGTAGATCTGCAGGTTGTCCCGGGTGTCGGTGATGATGTCGTAGTACTGCGGCATCTTGGATTCCAGGAACGCGTCGGAGATGTTGAGCTTGTCCTGGCGGAACTTGCGCGGGATGGCCTGGTAGCGGAAGGCGGCCACGGCCTGGTTGCCGGCCCTGTCCGTCACCTTGACCTTGGGCACGAAGAGCTTGGGGTCCATGTCGTAGGGGAAGACGTAGAAGCCGAAATACTTGCCGTTTTCCAGCTTGTAGGCCGGGAAGAACTCCTGTCCGACGACCACGCCGGCGCTTTCGGCCTCCTCGTTGACCTGGAAGGACACCGCGCCCACGCCCCCTTGGCGCACGTTGTGGGCCAGGCTCGTGATCTCCACGCGCGGCGGCGTGGTGTCCAGCGTCATCTGTTTTTCCAGGCGGGTGGTGTTGCCGGCCCCGAAATTGGCCAGGGACCGGTCCGTGGCCGTGACGGTCAGGCCGAAGGGGCCGTCGCGAAGGCCGGCCGGCTCCAGGGTGAACTTCTCCACCGCGTCCTTGACCGGCGTGGCGTAGTTCTGGTCGAGGAGCGTGATCTGCTTGTCGCCCTGGGTCACCACGACCTTGGCGCTTTTGAGCCCTGCCCCGGCGTCGGCCAGGTTCAGGGTGAATTCGCGCTTGGGCGCGGCCACGTCGTTGGCCGGGGCCAGGACGATGCTGGGCTTTACGGAGTCGGTCAGGAAAAAATAGCCGCAGGCGGCGCCGATGACGGTCAGGACCGCGGTGACGCCGAAGACGAGTTTCTTCATGCTGGGTTCCTCATGGTTGCGCCAGGCTTCATACCGGCCGGTGCCGGGCAGTGCAAGGGCCGGGGGCGACGGATATGCCGCCGGGCCGGAGAGCCCCTTGCCCTGAAGCGGCCCGGCGGGTAGGAAAAGGCCCATTGTCGGTAACGGTTTCCCACGGAGCTCCCCGCGCATGCACGCCCCGATCCGCCGCCGCTTCCGGTCGCTTTTTCCCTGGATTTGCTGTTGCGTCCTCCTGGCCGTTCCCCGGGCGGCCCCCGGGCAGGACACGGCCCTGTGGCAGTCCATCAGCGACGGCCTGCGCCAGAATATCGCCCTCAAGCGCCAGGAGCTCGTCCGCATCCGCCAGGCCCTGCCCGGGGACAAGGCCGCCCTGGACGCCGAACTGGCCGATGTCAGCAGCCGCCTCGACCAGATCCTGCTCCTGCGCGGCGTGGCCGGGGAGACGCCCTGGGCCGCGCGCAGCCTGCTCATGCAACTGCGCGAGTTGACCCTGGCCGTGGATACGGCCTGCGGGGCGCTCCTCGACATGCGCGACGCGCTCTCCCGGGCCAAGCAGGAATATGCCGTGGTGCGCCAAATCCGGGCGCAAAACGCCAGCCGCGAATACGCCGACCTGGTCAACGAGGAACTGGCCGGCCCCGGCCGCGACTTCAAGGAACTCAAGGGCGAGGTCGACGCCGCCAAGGGCGAGGTGGACGCGGCCCTGGCCCAGGCCGACGCCCTCAAGGCCGATATCGAGACCGCCCGCCAGGAGGAGGTGGAGCGGTTCATCGGGCTTTTCACCCAGGCCTATTTCACCTCTTCGGGCTCCCTGCTGCGCCTGGCCAACCTGGCGGGCCTGGTCGACGACTTCGTCCAGTGGTGCGACGGCGCGCCGCGTTTCTGGCGGCCCGTGGCCAACTGGACGCTCTGGGAGCGCTATCTGGCCGTGGCGGCCGTGGATTTCCTGCTGCTTTTGGGGGCCATGCGCCTGGGCGCCCGGCGCTGGCCGGCCTTCGCCCAGGGACGCTGGCCGGCGTTGCTGTGGCTGGCCGGCGGCCTGGCCCTTTTCGCCGCACGGCAAACGGTCCTTTTCGCCGCCAACCAGTTCACTTCGCTGGCCTGGGTGGTGGCGGTGGCCTGGGGGCTTGTGGCGCTGCTGGGCGGCGCCGTCCCGCTGCGGACGCTTTTCGCCTGTTTCACGGCCACGGTGGTCCTGGACGCGACCAATGTCCCGGCCTCGGTGGCCGGGACGGCCCTGGCGGGCATCGCGGCGGCCGCCATCTGGCGGCTGTCCCGGTCCGGGCGGCGGCTGTCCTTCGATCTGGCGGTCTTGGCCGGCTCGGCGGTGGCCGGGGTGCTGGGCTATGGCCCGCAAGGCCTGGCCGCCGTCCAGGCGCTTTTCATGCTCCATCTGGCCCTCGGCGTGGGCGACGCCGTCCAGCGCGGCCTGGGGGCGCTCGGCGGCGGCGGCAAGGGCTCCCTGGCCGGCCTGGTCTCGCCCCTGGCCACGACGCTGCTGGCCACGCTGTACGTGGCCTGGGTGCTGGTTTTTCTCGGCGGGCCGGGGCTTATGGACTACGTCTTCGAGCGCAAGTTCGAAATCGGCCGGGTGACCGTCACCCTCGATGCCGTCTGCGGGCTGCTCCTCGCCTTTTTCCTGCTGCGCCTGCTCCAGGCCTGGTTCACGCGGCTGCTGGGCCTGGCCAACCTGCGCGGCAAGCCCATCGACGCGGGACTGGCCCATACGCTCGGCGCGATCTTTTCCTATCTGACCTGGCTCCTTTTCCTCTTGTTCGCCCTGCGCCTGTTCGAGGTGCCGCTGGGGGCCCTGACCTGGATCGCCAGCGGCCTGTCGGTGGGTATCGGTTTCGGCCTCAAGGACATCGTCAACAACTTCGTGAGCGGGCTGATCATCATGTTCGGCGGGGCGGTGAAAAAGGGCGACATCATTCAGCAGGGCAAGAACATCGGCGAGGTGGTGGATCTGTCCGTGCGCAACACCATCATGCGCACCCTGGACAACACCACGGTCATCATCCCCAATTCGAGTTTCCTGCGCGGCGAGATCGTCAACCTCTCCTACCAGGACGCCACCCTGCGCCTGGCCATTCCCGTGACCGTGGCCCCGGGGACCAAGATCAAGAAGGTGCGCAAGATCCTCGTCGCCATCGCCAAGGAGCATCCGGGCGTGCTCAAAAAACCCGCCCCGGAAGTCCTCATGAACACCATCGGCCGCCTGGGCCTGGAATTCATCCTTTATGTCTGGATAGGCAACTTCATGGAGAAATTCCAGATACAGTCCGAACTGGCCACGGCCATCGACCAGCAATTCCAGGACAACAAGATATTGGTGGCCTTCCAGAGCGTGAAGGTCAAATACAAGCCCAAGGGAACGGAGGCCATGCAGTTGGAGGCCATGCGCGAGGAGCTGCGGCAAAAGCGCGGCGAGGTGTGCGGCAAGACCAGGCGGCTGCGCCGGGTGCATGTCCGCCGCCGCTGGCCCGTGACGCCCGTGGCCCGGGTGGAGGAGGAGTGATGGCCCGGCGCTTGGCGGCGGCCTGCTGCCTGCTGGCGGTGTTGGGCCTCGGCGCCGGGGCTTCCCGCGCTCCGGCCGGGCAGGCGGCCGCGCCGGAGCAGCAAACGCGCACGCTTCGGGTCGGGGTGGTGGTGGCGCCGCCTTTTGTCGAGAAAAGCGCCAAGGGCCTGTATCAGGGCGTGGCCGTGGACCTGTGGGAGGACATCGCCCGGGATGTGGGCTGGCTGTGGCAGGTCCGGGAATACGGCCTGGAGGAGCTGCTCGAGGCCTTGCGGGCCGGGGAGGCGGACGTGGGCGTGTCGGCCCTGTCCATCACTCCGGAGCGCGAGGGCGACATGGATTTTTCCCAGCCCTTCTACTACACGGGGCTGGGCATCGCCCTGCCGGCCAGGCATTCCTTCGTCTTCCTCGACTGGGTCGTACAGCGGCTTTTCACGGCCAAGGTGCTCTTGTACGTGGGCTCGCTTCTGGCCTTGCTGCTGCTGGTGGGCGGGGTGGTCTGGGCCATCGAGCGCCGGCACAATCCCGAACACTTCCGCCCCGGCCGCCGGGGCATCGGCGACGGTTTGTGGTGGTCGGCCGTGACCATGACCTCGGTCGGCTACGGCGACGCCACGCCCAAGACCCTGGCCGGCCGGGCCGTGGCCCTGATCTGGATGTTCGCCTCGGTGGCCTTGCTGGCCTCGTTCACGGCCGGGATGACCTCGCTGCTCACCCTGGAAAGCCTGAGCGGGGCGGTAAGCGGCCCGGACGACCTGCACAAGGTGCGTACGGGCGTGGTGGCCGATTCGGCGGCGGCCGAGGAGTTGATGGCCAACCACGTGGGCGTGGTGACCTACGCGACCCTGGAGGCGGGGCTCAAGGCCCTGACGGCCGGAGAGCTCGAAGCCTTCGTCCATGACCAGCCGCTGCTGCATTACAGCCAGCTGCATGGGTTCGCCGGCCGCATCCGCATCCTGCCCGGATTTTTCGACCCCCAGCTCTATGGTTTTGCCTTTCCGCGCGGCTCGGATCTGCGTAAAACCGTCAATGTGGCTTTGTTGCGGCGCATGGAGGACTATGAATACCGGCTGCGTCTGTTCGGCCCCTATCTCGGTAAGGGCGGCATCCACTGACGCATGAGGCGGTTCTGCCGTCGTTTCGCAGGGGCGTTGCGTTACGGTGTCGCCGCACTGCGCGACAATCGGCGAGATTCCTTGACTTCGCCCGGAGAATGGTGAACGAGGAAACAGTCCCCCGCCATGCGCGCCAATATGCCGGGGACGATGTCCCCGGCGCGCACCCAGCCAGAGGAGACCGCATCCATGCCAGTTTCGCCGCAACGTTGTTTTCCCCGGGCCTCGCGCCGTGTGTCGCTCGTCCTCGCCCTGTGCGCGGCCCTGGCCCTGGCCGGTTGCGATCGGGCCAAGCCCAAGGCGGAAGCGCCCGCCCCCGTGGAGGTGACCGTCTACGAGGCCAAGGCCACCACCGCCCCCCTGGCCGTGGACGGCATCGGCCACGTCTATGCGTTGACCACCATCAGCGTCCGGGCGCAGGTTTCGGGCGTGCTCAAGGAAACCTACTTTTCCGAGGGCGACATCGTGCGCAAGGGGCAGCCGCTTCTGCTGATCGACCCCGACGCCTACAAGGCCCAGCTCGACGAGGCCGTCAGCACCCTGGCCCGGGACCGGGCCATCGCCGCCCAGGCCAAGCGGGAATGGCTGCGCTACAAGGAACTCGTGGCCCAGGCCGTCATCAGCCAGGAAGACTACGAGCAGAAACGCACCACCTACGAACAGGACCTGGAGCAGGTCCGGGTGGACGAGGCGGCCGTGGCCAAGGCCAAGGTCAACCTCGGCTACTGCTATATCAACGCGCCCTGCACGGGCGTGGTCGGCTTGCAGCAGTACAAGACCGGCAACCTCATCAAGTCCGAGGACTACGTCATCGTCACCATCAACCAGATCGAGCCCATAAACGTCCAGTTCGCCGTGGCCGAGAAATACCTGCCCGACATCCGCGCCTACGCCGCCAAGGGGACGCTGGCCGTGGAGGCCCGCTACCCCACCCAGCCCGACAAGGCGGCCAAGGGCAAGCTCACGGTGATCAACAACACCGTGGACGTGAATTCCGGCACCATCACCCTGCAGGGCGAATTCCCCAACACCGACCGCTTCCTGTGGCCCGGCCAGTACGTGGACGCCACGGTCGTGTTGGCCGAGACCGCCGACACCCTGCTCGTGCCGTCCAGCGCCGTGGCCGCGACCCAGGACGGCTCCTCGCTGTTCCTCGCCAAGCCCGACAACACCGTGGAGATGCGCCTCGTGACCGTGGGCCGCAAGATCGGCGCCCAGACCGTCATCGAAAAGGGCCTGTCCCCCGGGGAAAAGGTCATCACCTCGGCCCAGATCAAGCTCTTCCCCGGCGTGCCCGTGAAGATCGTGGACGCGGCCGCCTACAACGCGGGCCCCGTGCCACCCGAGGCCGTGGCCGGCCAGGACAAGTCCCACCTCAGTCCGGCCGGCGGCAAGGACCAGGGGAAGTGAAATGACCGACCTTTTCATCAAGCGGCCGGTCGCGACCACGCTGCTCATGGCCGCGCTGGTCTTTTTCGGCGTGGTCTCCTATTTTTCGCTGCCCATCAGCGAAATGCCGAGCATCGACTTCCCCACCATCCAGGTGACGGCCTCCCTGCCCGGCGCCGACCCCCAGACCATGGCCTCGGCCGTGGCCACGCCGCTCGAGCGGCAGTTCACCTCGATCTCGGGCCTGCAGTCCATGAGCTCCAGCAATTCGCTGGGCACCACCACCATCACGCTGCAGTTCGACCTGTCGCGCAACATCGACGGCGCCGGCACCGACGTGCTGACCTACATCAACGCCGCCCAGGGCAGCCTGCCGAGCACCATGCCCGCGCCGCCGACCTTCCAGAAGGTCAACCCGGCGGATATGCCCATCATCTACATCCGCGTGGCCAGCGACACCATGCCGCTTTTCCGGGTCACCAACTACGCCAAGGTCTACATCGCCCAGCGCATCTCCATGATCAACGGCGTGGCCCAGGTGGCCGTCTACGGCGACCAGACCTATTCGCCGCGCGTCCAGGTCAACCCGGACAAACTGGCGGCGCTGGGCATCGGCGTGGACGAGGTGGCCAGCGCCTTCAACAACGAAACCGTGATGCTGCCCACCGGCTCCCTCTACGGCCTCGAACGGCTCTTCACCATCAAGGCCCAGGGCCAGCTCACCAGCGCCACGGCCTACAACCGCCAGATCATCGCCTACAGAAACGGCAATCCCGTGCGCCTCCAGGACGTGGGCCGGGCCATCGACTCCACCATCAACGACAAGAACGCCGCCTTTTTCGACCAGCAGCAGGGCATCGTCATCGCGGTCAAGCGCGCCGCCGGCACCAACACCATCCAGCTCGTGCAGGCCATCCGAGGCATGATGCCAAATATCGAGGCCACGCTGCCGCCCTCGGTCAAGGTGGAATTCCTCTACGACCGCTCCGTGTCCATCAAGGACGCCATCGACGATGTCCAGTTCACCCTGATGCTGTCCATCTCCCTGGTCGTCATCGTGGTCTACCTGTTCCTGAAAAACCTGCCCGCCACCATCATCGCCTGCATGGCCCTGCCCACCTCGCTCATCGGCACCCTGGCGATCATGGTGATGTTCCACTTTTCCATCGACACCCTCTCGGCCCTGGCCATCATCCTGGCCGTGGGTTTCGTGGTCGACGATGCCATCGTCATGATCGAAAACATCGTGCGCCACACCGAGATGGGCAAGAAGACCATGCAGGCCTCCCTGGACGGCGCGCGCCAGATCGGCTTCACCATCATTTCCATGACCCTGTCCCTGGCCGTGGTGTTTATCCCCATCATGTTCATGGCCGGCATCCTGGGCCGGGTGCTCAACGAGATGGCCGTGACCATCACGCTGTGCATCATGGTCTCGGGCTTCGTGACCCTGTCGCTGACGCCCATGATGTGCAGCCGGTTCCTGTCGGGCAAGATTTCCGAGTCCGGACGCTTTTTCAAATGGATGGAGCGCGGCTACGAGAAGAGCCTGCATTTCGCCCTGCGCTGGCGCTTCGGGGTCATGCTGCTGTCCATCGGCATCCTGGGCCTGACGTTCTGGCTTTTCACCATCATCCCCACAGGGTTCATCCCGGCCACGGACTCGGGCATCTTCTACGCCTTCGGCATGGCCGAGCAGAGCGCCTCCTTCGAGACCATGAAGGAGCGCGTGCTGAAAGTCGGCCGCGTCTTCATGGCCGACCCGGACGTGTTCAAGTTCATCGGCGTGGTCGGTGTCGGCGGCCCCAACACCTCCATGAACAACGTCGCCATGTTTCCGCTTTTGGCCCCCCTGGACAAGCGCAAGCGCAGCGCCCAGCAGATCATCGACGACCTGCGCCCGAAACTGGCCCAACTGCCCGACATCT of Solidesulfovibrio sp. contains these proteins:
- a CDS encoding PEP/pyruvate-binding domain-containing protein translates to MAKTNAKDTPRLEDATSAKTEVAGIDTATTLILTGADIVAIGEEAEILVGGKNYNTALISQIAGIRAPQFRAVSSVAFHRVLDETKVNASLIREVVNDGYRRVNWNDEEVNSDPEYLKNLVRDLAEEAKVKIADAPGTAIKLRTFINNVVEGFATSPEGIDQLRKRSVLVQVAILSVDMPAEVREAVSNAYNDICRDAGLEDVPVAVRSSAAGEDSRKKAFAGLQDTYLNIVGAAQAVRAYQWDCASAYNLRSMTYRREAILDAVAVAERTGDNSIAETAKQEWAIENTSLSVCIMRMINPVISGTAFAADTATGCRGTSRNDLVSIDASYGLGEAVVGGMVTPDKLFVFQRDDGSEVVIRNMGYKDKKIVYDDKEGGTKLVKVADEEAYRWALSLAQAEEVARGVRAISVAYGGCIMDTEFCIDQSDRLWFVQARPETRWNEELERHPHTIFMRRMEVEKKAVAAAEVILEGNGASRGAGQGMVRFLRSALELNKIQKGDILAAERTDPDMVPGMRVASAILADAGGDTSHAAITSRELGIPAVIGIQRAETLRSLDGQYVTVDGSRGCVYRGLLPLQEVGGEMDLSALPATKTKVGLILADVGQALFLSRLRNVPDFEVGLLRAEFMLGNIGVHPQALEAYDNGTLPALIESKVKQLDAKLTKVVREQLAAGYINVQIKLRGYVGLITGLAAELDALADHAGARGTDEVMAVHRQIRDLDKRLDHHLEEVTRRLDLLKTSADLATHVAIILGYWDELQEKAVDPDAVKRRYEIKARIEERVAAVADEPMVKDTLDKIASMRREVARQVGIKGQIDDLEALLGKIRKQLFSRGFRSGKELYVQTLSQGLGLFAMAFHGKPILYRTTDFKSNEYRNLLGGNLFETLEDNPMLGFRGVSRNIHDWEIESFKLARGIFGGKNLHIMLPFVRTVEEATAMKRYLERVHKLHSGDEGLKMFIMSEIPSNAILAKQFIQEFDGFSIGSNDMTQMVLGTDRDNPALRHIYDEEDPAVVWALLVTIFAGQKFGKKVGFCGQGVSNSLIIRGLVAIAGIVCASVVPDTYFRTKLDMAHVEAEDIPVSRLGEWLAAQHLERLKGVLHANKYDHIAKKYDTAADLKDWYDGELTRLAEQLRENLESPKANFYRQEMESFRRSFHKPMLYATWDWPGTVYDALRQAGFDSYKEQADALSAQRLKKW
- a CDS encoding DUF2335 domain-containing protein; the encoded protein is MKSNVPRAHSAEEDNGREKIDAGAHALEFGSLAKDTEELLEKFPSKTKKQLIAAIASYSGPLAHPSFVKGYEEILPGSAERILAMAEAEGLHRREQEKKVVNCEIRCKVTGLWLGFAIGMLAIAGSCAIAIFSSPLAGTTLGIGSIASLVGVFVYGSRKIEK
- a CDS encoding M23 family metallopeptidase; translation: MKKLVFGVTAVLTVIGAACGYFFLTDSVKPSIVLAPANDVAAPKREFTLNLADAGAGLKSAKVVVTQGDKQITLLDQNYATPVKDAVEKFTLEPAGLRDGPFGLTVTATDRSLANFGAGNTTRLEKQMTLDTTPPRVEITSLAHNVRQGGVGAVSFQVNEEAESAGVVVGQEFFPAYKLENGKYFGFYVFPYDMDPKLFVPKVKVTDRAGNQAVAAFRYQAIPRKFRQDKLNISDAFLESKMPQYYDIITDTRDNLQIYLRVNNDIRKQNSVFLRELARKSAPAMLWDKKAFLRLPNAAPRAGFGDHRTYFYQGKEIDQQTHMGVDLASLEGAPVPAANAGKVVFTGFLGIYGETVIVDHGLGLQTLYAHLRQINVQVGQDVKKGDIIGKTGVSGLAGGDHLHFGVLVDGHETSPIEWWDQHWIDDNILNKL
- a CDS encoding mechanosensitive ion channel domain-containing protein encodes the protein MHAPIRRRFRSLFPWICCCVLLAVPRAAPGQDTALWQSISDGLRQNIALKRQELVRIRQALPGDKAALDAELADVSSRLDQILLLRGVAGETPWAARSLLMQLRELTLAVDTACGALLDMRDALSRAKQEYAVVRQIRAQNASREYADLVNEELAGPGRDFKELKGEVDAAKGEVDAALAQADALKADIETARQEEVERFIGLFTQAYFTSSGSLLRLANLAGLVDDFVQWCDGAPRFWRPVANWTLWERYLAVAAVDFLLLLGAMRLGARRWPAFAQGRWPALLWLAGGLALFAARQTVLFAANQFTSLAWVVAVAWGLVALLGGAVPLRTLFACFTATVVLDATNVPASVAGTALAGIAAAAIWRLSRSGRRLSFDLAVLAGSAVAGVLGYGPQGLAAVQALFMLHLALGVGDAVQRGLGALGGGGKGSLAGLVSPLATTLLATLYVAWVLVFLGGPGLMDYVFERKFEIGRVTVTLDAVCGLLLAFFLLRLLQAWFTRLLGLANLRGKPIDAGLAHTLGAIFSYLTWLLFLLFALRLFEVPLGALTWIASGLSVGIGFGLKDIVNNFVSGLIIMFGGAVKKGDIIQQGKNIGEVVDLSVRNTIMRTLDNTTVIIPNSSFLRGEIVNLSYQDATLRLAIPVTVAPGTKIKKVRKILVAIAKEHPGVLKKPAPEVLMNTIGRLGLEFILYVWIGNFMEKFQIQSELATAIDQQFQDNKILVAFQSVKVKYKPKGTEAMQLEAMREELRQKRGEVCGKTRRLRRVHVRRRWPVTPVARVEEE
- a CDS encoding transporter substrate-binding domain-containing protein → MARRLAAACCLLAVLGLGAGASRAPAGQAAAPEQQTRTLRVGVVVAPPFVEKSAKGLYQGVAVDLWEDIARDVGWLWQVREYGLEELLEALRAGEADVGVSALSITPEREGDMDFSQPFYYTGLGIALPARHSFVFLDWVVQRLFTAKVLLYVGSLLALLLLVGGVVWAIERRHNPEHFRPGRRGIGDGLWWSAVTMTSVGYGDATPKTLAGRAVALIWMFASVALLASFTAGMTSLLTLESLSGAVSGPDDLHKVRTGVVADSAAAEELMANHVGVVTYATLEAGLKALTAGELEAFVHDQPLLHYSQLHGFAGRIRILPGFFDPQLYGFAFPRGSDLRKTVNVALLRRMEDYEYRLRLFGPYLGKGGIH
- a CDS encoding efflux RND transporter periplasmic adaptor subunit — its product is MPVSPQRCFPRASRRVSLVLALCAALALAGCDRAKPKAEAPAPVEVTVYEAKATTAPLAVDGIGHVYALTTISVRAQVSGVLKETYFSEGDIVRKGQPLLLIDPDAYKAQLDEAVSTLARDRAIAAQAKREWLRYKELVAQAVISQEDYEQKRTTYEQDLEQVRVDEAAVAKAKVNLGYCYINAPCTGVVGLQQYKTGNLIKSEDYVIVTINQIEPINVQFAVAEKYLPDIRAYAAKGTLAVEARYPTQPDKAAKGKLTVINNTVDVNSGTITLQGEFPNTDRFLWPGQYVDATVVLAETADTLLVPSSAVAATQDGSSLFLAKPDNTVEMRLVTVGRKIGAQTVIEKGLSPGEKVITSAQIKLFPGVPVKIVDAAAYNAGPVPPEAVAGQDKSHLSPAGGKDQGK